The Ziziphus jujuba cultivar Dongzao chromosome 7, ASM3175591v1 genome includes a region encoding these proteins:
- the LOC107424078 gene encoding small ribosomal subunit protein eS27y: MVLQNDIDLLNPPAEIEKRKHKLKRLVQSPNSFFMDVKCQGCFNITTVFSHSQTVVVCGNCQTVLCQPTGGRARLTEGCSFRRKGD, encoded by the exons ATG GTTCTCCAAAACGATATTGATCTGTTGAACCCTCCGGCGGAGATTGAGAAGAGGAAGCACAAACTCAAGCGCCTCGTGCAGTCCCCCAACTCCTTCTTCATG GATGTCAAATGCCAAGGGTGCTTCAATAT AACTACTGTTTTCAGCCACTCTCAGACTGTGGTGGTATGTGGAAACTGCCAAACTGTTCTGTGCCAGCCTACGGGTGGACGGGCAAGACTCACCGAAGGCTGCTCTTTCAGGAGAAAGGGAGACTAA
- the LOC107424095 gene encoding protein BIG GRAIN 1-like C, translating to MYRRERAIEEEPFPRSRRTPSFSSSLLDAIYRSIDESKSEEQDLGGYLTQTTMIKKKQSTNYGSKGEDKEICNLRRAIMIESWVEKQSINSSVLSNSASSSSESSSGAACSSSETESNYKQRSKQKPIRSGVSSHTEKYVRFDQRNLDKQQIPKRENGGGFTKTKLKALKIYGELKKVKQPISPGGRIASFLNSIFNSGNVKKAKMCYVGAVEDVSSEHISKSACSSSASTLSRSCLSSKTSSSKSKHSNSGVKRSVRFYPVNVILGEDSQPCDQKRIYEEDPSLMPFPTIQKFVRSSSLKSDFKKNLVKEKGNGVERPAQSFLRGFCDNEDDEDDAESYSSSDLFELDHLVGIGRYREELPVYETTNIRTNQAIAKGLVL from the coding sequence ATGTATAGAAGGGAGAGAGCAATAGAGGAAGAACCATTCCCACGAAGTAGAAGAAccccatctttttcttcttccctaCTTGATGCTATTTACCGTTCCATCGACGAATCAAAGAGTGAAGAACAAGATCTGGGGGGTTACTTAACACAGACTACCATGATCAAGAAGAAACAGAGCACCAATTACGGGTCTAAAGGAGAAGACAAAGAGATATGCAATCTTCGCCGAGCTATCATGATCGAGAGCTGGGTCGAAAAGCAGAGTATTAATAGTTCTGTGCTTTCTAATTCAGCTTCGAGTTCTTCAGAGTCGAGCTCTGGAGCAGCATGTTCGTCCTCTGAAACAGAGTCGAACTACAAACAGAGATCCAAGCAAAAGCCAATTCGGAGTGGAGTTTCTTCTCACACCGAAAAGTACGTACGATTCGACCAGAGAAATTTGGACAAGCAACAGATTCCAAAGCGCGAGAATGGCGGTGGTTTTACAAAGACGAAACTCAAGGCCCTGAAAATCTACGGCGAGTTAAAAAAAGTGAAACAGCCCATTTCACCAGGAGGTCGTATAGCGAGCTTTCTCAATTCCATTTTCAATTCTGGTAACGTGAAGAAGGCCAAGATGTGCTATGTTGGTGCCGTAGAGGATGTAAGCTCGGAGCATATATCAAAATCAGCTTGTTCTTCTTCAGCTTCTACGCTTTCAAGGTCATGTTTGAGCAGCAAAACATCGTCTTCAAAATCAAAACACAGCAATAGCGGCGTTAAAAGGTCCGTTAGGTTTTATCCAGTCAATGTGATTCTCGGTGAAGATTCTCAACCTTGCGATCAAAAACGTATTTATGAAGAGGACCCAAGTTTAATGCCATTTCCCACTATTCAAAAGTTTGTTAGAAGTTCTTCGTTGAAGTCGGATTTCAAGAAGAACTTAGTCAAGGAAAAAGGAAATGGAGTTGAAAGACCAGCTCAAAGTTTTCTCAGAGGATTTTGTGACAAcgaagatgatgaagatgatgctGAGAGCTACTCGAGCTCGGATCTCTTTGAGCTTGATCATCTTGTAGGGATTGGAAGGTACAGAGAGGAACTTCCAGTGTATGAAACTACTAATATCAGAACTAATCAAGCTATTGCCAAAGGCTTGGTTTTGTAA
- the LOC107424140 gene encoding phospholipid:diacylglycerol acyltransferase 1 isoform X2, whose amino-acid sequence MPDLILTRPLCWVEHMSLDNETGLDCPGIRVRPVSGLVAADYFAPGYFVWAVLIANLARIGYEEKTMYMAAYDWRLSFQNTEVRDQTLSRIKSNIELMVATNGGKKVVVIPHSMGVLYFLHFMKWVEAPTPMGGGGGSDWCAKHIKAVMNIGGPFLGVPKAVSGLFSIEAKDIAVARSFATGVLDKDVFGLQTLQHLMRMTRTWDSTMSMIPKGGDIIWGDLDWSPEGYYNCSAKKLKNNGTHTPGQIGKGNTSSKAEVNYGRIISFGKHVAEVHSSEIERIDFRGAVKGNNLANTTNCDVWTEYHEMGVEGVQAVADYKVYTAGSILDLLQFVAPKLMQRGAAHFSHGIADNLDDPKYKHYKYWSNPLETKLPNASDMEIYSMYGVGIPTERAYVYKLTPPSECYIPFQIDASADGGCDDSCLKGGVLSVDGDETVPVLSSGFMCAKGWRGKTRFNPSGIRTYIREYDHAPPANLLEGRGTQSGAHVDIMGNFALIEDIIRVAAGATGEELGGDRVYSDIFEWSEKINLQL is encoded by the exons ATGCCTGACTTGATTCTTACAAG ACCATTATGCTGGGTTGAGCATATGTCTTTGGATAATGAGACTGGATTGGACTGTCCAGGTATAAGGGTCAGGCCTGTATCTGGTCTTGTGGCAGCTGATTACTTTGCACCTGGTTACTTTGTCTGGGCAGTTTTAATTGCTAACTTGGCTCGCATTGGGTATGAAGAGAAAACTATGTATATGGCCGCATACGATTGGAGATTATCATTTCAAAACACTGAG GTTAGAGACCAAACTTTAAGCAGGATAAAGAGTAACATTGAGCTGATGGTAGCTACAAATGGTGGGAAAAAGGTGGTTGTTATACCACATTCAATGGGTGTTTTGTACTTTCTGCATTTCATGAAATGGGTTGAGGCACCAACACCAATGGGTGGTGGGGGTGGATCAGATTGGTGCGCCAAACATATTAAAGCTGTGATGAACATTGGTGGACCCTTTTTAGGCGTTCCAAAAGCAGTTTCTGGACTTTTCTCCATTGAAGCAAAGGATATTGCTGTTGCCAG GTCCTTCGCAACAGGTGTTCTAGATAAGGATGTTTTTGGTCTTCAAACTTTACAACATTTAATGCGGATGACCCGTACATGGGATTCAACCATGTCAATGATTCCAAAAGGCGGTGACATTATCTGGGGTGACCTTGATTGGTCACCTGAAGGATACTACAACTGTAGTGCAAAGAAGCTGAAGAACAATGGTACACACACTCCAGGGCAAATTGGGAAAGGAAATACAAGCTCCAAAGCAGAAGTAAATTATGGGAGGATTATATCATTCGGGAAACATGTAGCTGAAGTGCATTCTTCTGAAATTGAGAGGATCGATTTTAGG GGTGCTGTTAAGGGTAATAACCTTGCAAACACTACCAACTGTGATGTGTGGACGGAGTATCATGAAATGGGTGTTGAAGGTGTTCAAGCTGTTGCAGATTATAAGGTTTACACAGCTGGATCAATTTTAGATCTGCTTCAATTTGTTGCCCCAAAGTTAATGCAACGTGGAGCAGCTCATTTTTCACATGGAATTGCTGACAATTTAGACGACCCAAAATACAAACACTACAAATATTGGTCAAACCCTTTGGAAACAAA ATTACCAAATGCTTCAGACATGGAGATCTATTCTATGTATGGCGTTGGCATCCCCACTGAAAGGGCATATGTATACAAGTTGACTCCTCCATCAGAGTGCTACATTCCCTTTCAGATAGATGCCTCGGCCGATGGAGGATGCGATGACTCTTGTTTAAAAGGTGGAGTTCTTTCTGTAGATGGGGATGAAACTGTTCCTGTTTTGAGTTCAGGTTTCATGTGTGCAAAAGGCTGGCGGGGGAAAACCAGATTCAACCCTTCAGGCATCCGTACTTACATAAGGGAATATGATCATGCCCCTCCAGCTAATCTTCTAGAGGGTCGGGGCACCCAAAGTGGTGCTCATGTTGATATAATGGGTAATTTTGCGTTAATCGAGGATATTATAAGAGTAGCAGCTGGAGCCACCGGAGAGGAACTGGGTGGAGATCGAGTTTACTCGGATATTTTCGAGTGGTCTGAGAAGATCAACTTACAACTCTGA
- the LOC107424140 gene encoding phospholipid:diacylglycerol acyltransferase 1 isoform X1, whose translation MSFLRRRKPKVVSNTEPQTDENDDKKDRGKENHKTTKPSEEKRKPKWSCVDSCCWFIGFICSTWWFLLFLYNAMPASFPQYVTEAITGPLPDPPGVKLKKEGLEAKHPVVFVPGIVTGGLELWEGHQCAEGLFRKRLWGGTFGELYKRPLCWVEHMSLDNETGLDCPGIRVRPVSGLVAADYFAPGYFVWAVLIANLARIGYEEKTMYMAAYDWRLSFQNTEVRDQTLSRIKSNIELMVATNGGKKVVVIPHSMGVLYFLHFMKWVEAPTPMGGGGGSDWCAKHIKAVMNIGGPFLGVPKAVSGLFSIEAKDIAVARSFATGVLDKDVFGLQTLQHLMRMTRTWDSTMSMIPKGGDIIWGDLDWSPEGYYNCSAKKLKNNGTHTPGQIGKGNTSSKAEVNYGRIISFGKHVAEVHSSEIERIDFRGAVKGNNLANTTNCDVWTEYHEMGVEGVQAVADYKVYTAGSILDLLQFVAPKLMQRGAAHFSHGIADNLDDPKYKHYKYWSNPLETKLPNASDMEIYSMYGVGIPTERAYVYKLTPPSECYIPFQIDASADGGCDDSCLKGGVLSVDGDETVPVLSSGFMCAKGWRGKTRFNPSGIRTYIREYDHAPPANLLEGRGTQSGAHVDIMGNFALIEDIIRVAAGATGEELGGDRVYSDIFEWSEKINLQL comes from the exons ATGTCGTTTCTGAGGCGCAGAAAGCCAAAGGTAGTGTCGAACACAGAGCCTCAGACTGACGAGAACGACGATAAGAAAGATCGAGGAAAAGAGAACCACAAGACCACCAAGCCAAGCGAAGAGAAGAGGAAACCCAAGTGGTCGTGCGTTGATAGCTGTTGCTGGTTCATTGGCTTTATATGCTCCACTTGGTGGTTTTTGCTTTTCCTGTACAACGCAATGCCCGCTTCTTTCCCTCAGTACGTAACGGAGGCGATAACGGGTCCGTTGCCCGATCCACCCGGCGTTAAACTGAAGAAGGAAGGGTTGGAAGCTAAGCACCCCGTGGTTTTTGTGCCCGGAATTGTCACGGGTGGGCTTGAATTATGGGAGGGTCACCAGTGCGCTGAAGGTTTATTCAGGAAGAGGTTGTGGGGTGGCACATTCGGGGAATTGTATAAAAG ACCATTATGCTGGGTTGAGCATATGTCTTTGGATAATGAGACTGGATTGGACTGTCCAGGTATAAGGGTCAGGCCTGTATCTGGTCTTGTGGCAGCTGATTACTTTGCACCTGGTTACTTTGTCTGGGCAGTTTTAATTGCTAACTTGGCTCGCATTGGGTATGAAGAGAAAACTATGTATATGGCCGCATACGATTGGAGATTATCATTTCAAAACACTGAG GTTAGAGACCAAACTTTAAGCAGGATAAAGAGTAACATTGAGCTGATGGTAGCTACAAATGGTGGGAAAAAGGTGGTTGTTATACCACATTCAATGGGTGTTTTGTACTTTCTGCATTTCATGAAATGGGTTGAGGCACCAACACCAATGGGTGGTGGGGGTGGATCAGATTGGTGCGCCAAACATATTAAAGCTGTGATGAACATTGGTGGACCCTTTTTAGGCGTTCCAAAAGCAGTTTCTGGACTTTTCTCCATTGAAGCAAAGGATATTGCTGTTGCCAG GTCCTTCGCAACAGGTGTTCTAGATAAGGATGTTTTTGGTCTTCAAACTTTACAACATTTAATGCGGATGACCCGTACATGGGATTCAACCATGTCAATGATTCCAAAAGGCGGTGACATTATCTGGGGTGACCTTGATTGGTCACCTGAAGGATACTACAACTGTAGTGCAAAGAAGCTGAAGAACAATGGTACACACACTCCAGGGCAAATTGGGAAAGGAAATACAAGCTCCAAAGCAGAAGTAAATTATGGGAGGATTATATCATTCGGGAAACATGTAGCTGAAGTGCATTCTTCTGAAATTGAGAGGATCGATTTTAGG GGTGCTGTTAAGGGTAATAACCTTGCAAACACTACCAACTGTGATGTGTGGACGGAGTATCATGAAATGGGTGTTGAAGGTGTTCAAGCTGTTGCAGATTATAAGGTTTACACAGCTGGATCAATTTTAGATCTGCTTCAATTTGTTGCCCCAAAGTTAATGCAACGTGGAGCAGCTCATTTTTCACATGGAATTGCTGACAATTTAGACGACCCAAAATACAAACACTACAAATATTGGTCAAACCCTTTGGAAACAAA ATTACCAAATGCTTCAGACATGGAGATCTATTCTATGTATGGCGTTGGCATCCCCACTGAAAGGGCATATGTATACAAGTTGACTCCTCCATCAGAGTGCTACATTCCCTTTCAGATAGATGCCTCGGCCGATGGAGGATGCGATGACTCTTGTTTAAAAGGTGGAGTTCTTTCTGTAGATGGGGATGAAACTGTTCCTGTTTTGAGTTCAGGTTTCATGTGTGCAAAAGGCTGGCGGGGGAAAACCAGATTCAACCCTTCAGGCATCCGTACTTACATAAGGGAATATGATCATGCCCCTCCAGCTAATCTTCTAGAGGGTCGGGGCACCCAAAGTGGTGCTCATGTTGATATAATGGGTAATTTTGCGTTAATCGAGGATATTATAAGAGTAGCAGCTGGAGCCACCGGAGAGGAACTGGGTGGAGATCGAGTTTACTCGGATATTTTCGAGTGGTCTGAGAAGATCAACTTACAACTCTGA